gccgggggcggtgCGGAAGCCCCGGAGCTGCCCCACGCTCACCAGGGCAGGATGCGCCGCCGGTGCcgctctgctgcctgcatggGGTCCGGCTGCTCGGGGGGTCCCCGCACCGGGGCCACTGGCTTGTCCCACGCCAGGTCCCGCTGCGGCAGGGCCAAGCGTGCGGGCCCGGGGGGCTCGGTGGCCCCCGGCAGCGGCCGTGCCGCGCAGCGGCTGTGCCAGATGCACCGTGCAGGTGCAGTTCCGCGGCTGCGGTTGCGGCCCCGGTTCGAGCCGGCGGGCAGGCATGGTGGCACTGGAGCGCCGCCCGCTCGCACCCATGGGTGGCCTTGTCCCGCCGGGCAGGGGTGGGTGccgggtgctgggctgccctgtgcccccccgcGGGGCCAAGGGGCACCGGTGGAGGGGTGGCTCCCCTTGCCCAGAAGGAGCCCGTCCGCGCGGCGTCCCCCAAACAGGTGCTGGCACTGTCAGCGTGTCACCGCGGGGCCACGGCGGCAGCCAGCGGGCACGGCTGCGAGAGCCAAACCCGATGGGGTGGAtcgggctgggctgggctggcccctGGGGCTGTGGCGGTGGGCCCAGCCCCGAGGCTGTGGTGATGGGCGCCATCCTGACCGCCCCCAGGGATCTTTCCAGGACACCATCCGGACCCTCAACACCCTGCAGACCAATGCCAGCGACCTGGAGCAGGTGAAGCGGGAGCGCAGCGACCCCCAGGCCCAGCTGGAAGCCATGCAGGGCTTTTTGGAGCGGACCGGGATGAAGGTGAGGAGGGGGTCCCCCCATCaccccacccagcccaccccccccccccgtcccagCAGTGGTGCCGCCATGCTCggtgctggctgcctcctggGGGTCTTCTCGGGTGGTTGACCTCTGGCAGGTCGAGGACCTGGATCGACTGAACGTCATCCATGTCACGGGGACGAAGGGCAAGGTGAGGCAgatgggcagtgctggggggcaagggggggcCTCCAGCCTCTCTGGCTCCGTTTGCCCCAGCACGGGGGGGTTAACGCTGCTgtctccccagggctcagtgtgcGCCTTCGCTGAGTGCATCCTCCGCAACTACGGGCTGAAGACGGGCTTTTACAGGTGAGTGGGGGGGGTcaggagggtttgggggggctggtggcactGTGCCCGACTGTGCCccccctctcctgctctgcccccccagctcccctcacCTGGTGCAGGTGCGTGAGCGGATCCGCATCGATGGGCAGCCCATCAGCAAGGAGCAGTTCAGCAAGTACTTCTGGCTCGTTTACAGCCGCCTGGAGGAGACCAAggtggggctggcggggggtgCTCCCTCCCTCGAGGACCCCCCCTGGGCCATGTGCCCCAGTGCTGGTTGGGGATGCCCAGCAGGTGTTGACACCCAACCCCCCCTGGGTGCCAGCCCTAGAGCAGGGTGCCAGCCCTGAACGTGGGTGCCAGCCCTGTGGGTGAGGGTGCCATCTCTCGAGCAGGGTGCCAGCCTTAGAGGACGGCGCCAGCCCTGCAGGCAAGGGAGCACCAGGCACGTCTGGGGCTCAGCCGCTGCCCTCACGGCCCCGTGGGTGGGGTGACAGCCGGACGGCATgactggcagcaggagccccctGCCGCTGGCTGTTGCCTCATGCTGGGGGACCTTGGGGTGCCCTGGAGGCAGGAGTGTCTTCACGCAGGCCCAGGTGGCCTGggcctggcaggctgcagtgtCTGTGCTGTCCCCCATTCCCAGGCAGCACCTGGTGGCTGCCGTGGCCGGGatgccagcagccacctccgctgctgctctggccttggcccccccgtgccccccgccTTGGGGACCAGTTTCAGACACCCCCACGCCAAGATGCTCGCGTTGCACCCTGCCGCAGGCATCGCCGGGGGGACGGCAGCCCCCACCGGGCACGTCTGTGCCCCCCGGGCCCCGtgtcctgccctggctgtggggtcCCCTCGCCACAGCCCCTGGGTGCAGGAGCCAGGgagcagaaaggctgtggaatCCCTGGCGGGTTTCAGCACGCAGGAGACACGGTGCCACGGTGACGTGCTTTAGGGCCACCAGCACCAGGGGCGGTGGGTGCCCCGGGCGGTGCGgcggggagcagggggctgctgcggcgggggcggggctggctgcaaggcggggctggcgggggcggggctggcgggggcggggctggcggggggcaAGCTCCGCCCGCCCAGGAGCCCCGAGGGAGCCGCGTTGCTGCGGAAGGGGCTGTGACGCGCGCGGGAGGGGCAGAACGCGGTGCTGTAGCGACGGCTGCGGCAGCCATGGCCAAGCGGTACGACATGGCGGAGTGTCCCTTCTGCGATGAGGTCTCTAAGTACGAGAAGCTCGCCAAGATCGGGCAGGGAACCTTCGGGTGAgtgcccggcccgccccgccgtcGGGCCTGCTGCTCGGGGCCGGCCCCCTGGGCcccgcggcccgcccgccccaggCCCGGGCGCCGCCCGCTTGGGTCTCCCTTCCTCGGCCAGCGCTCCGGCCGCGGGGGCCGGCCTGGCCCCTCAGCCCTCCTTTCGCCGGCCCGGCGCCCCGCTCTGGCAGAGCAGAGTTCCCTCTGGAGacgggcggggcggggccctGCACCTTTGCCCAAAACGTGCAGTTTCGGCCCGAATCCTTGGGGGGGCTCCTGGGCTGGCTCGGCTCGGCCGCTGCTGAGGGCCTTTGGTCCGAGCGGGATGTGGCTGGGTCGGATGGCGGGTCAGCACAGAGCGGTTGTCTCGTCTTTGTGTCTTGTTTGCTGGTGTTCCCGGTCAGGAGCACCTGGCTGCGTCCCTTCTGCCTTGCGCTGCTCAGtggtttcattctggttttacAGGGAAGTTTTCAAAGCCAGACACCGGCAGACAGGCAAGAGAGTAGCACTGAAGAAAGTGTTGATGGAAAATGAGGAGGGGgtaactgcagcagcatggcagaagaAGGGGGTAAGTGCCGGAACGTGGCTGGGCTGTGTTTGGGAAGGCCGGGGTGCGGGGTGCGGGGTGGCCCTTTGTCGTCGAAGGCTGATGTTTGGGACGGCATAGATGTGCTTTCACAGAGTAAATGTGTTTCACAATATTTGCAGCTCTAATACGCTGTATCCTGAACCTGTAAGGGTGTGGACAggaccccagccctgtggcctttttcctctcctgctgatACTGTGATAACGTTGGGCCTTGTGGCTTTGCCAGGGCCTACGGCTTGTTGTCACCTTTctggctgcaaaggcagcagtgtGGTGCAGTCCCTGTGAGGTCACTGGGCTGCATGGgacagctgctgggaggtggcCCACACGTTCCTCCTCCCGTGCAAAAGCCTGTCATCCCCCCCCAGGCGCAGGGCTCCCCGCTGGCTGTTGTTTGTGGAGGAGCCGGGTAGTGTGTGAGGGGCACGTGCTCAGGGGTGTGCAAGAGATGGGAGAAGCTGGGGAGAGAGGTAACAGCTTAAACAGCGCAGGCAGTAGCTggggaggctgctctgcagcttgggCCAGGCCGTACCGTGTGCCGTTACAAATGTGGAAGatgaggagaggagggaggggtgcCTGCATGCCTGCCTCAGCACCACACAACCACTCTCCTGTGAAGGAACGTCCCTCCGCAGTGGTGCCCTGGTGGTAAATAAATGTGCACAGTACCGGTGtgggtgttttattttaaagctctgaTCGGCCTTCAGTGACCTGTGACAGTGCTGCTCAAGCAGGTCCCCTGCCGAGCTGCCACGGTCACGTGTCTCCTGTTCTCTAGGCAGGGGTGGCCTGGTCTCACGCACCCCTAATCCCCGTCCTTTCTTTCGCCTTTCCAGTTCCCCATCACAGCCTTGCGAGAGATTAAAATCCTCCAGCTGCTCAAACATGAGAACGTGGTGAACCTCATCGAAATCTGCAGGACCAAAGGTAGCTTGCGGGGCTCTCTCTCgggctggctgccagcttttttttcagcCCTCCTTCTCTGCTGAGCGGGCTGGTGTTTTGTGCTGGGCGTGGGGTCCTCTAGCTGGGCATAGGCCTCTGTCCCCGCCTGTGATGCGAGGGGTGATGGCGCACTCCTCTTGGAAAACAGTTTCTTATAGAGTTCGGGTGTTGCTGCACCTTGGCTGGAAAAAGCTGtggtcagtgctgctgggatATGGGTGTGCTGTGGCAATGAATGCTGCCCCTATTGGAAAAGTCCTGAGAGGCTTGAGATAAACCCACACTGGAGAGGCTTTGAAGCAGAGGGTTTTGAGCCCGGAGCTGTGCACAGCCAGTTCCCTCCTGTCAGGACCTCTAGCTGTCCCTCTCAGTTGGCTTGCGATGGTTtgtggcagctctgtgctgatgctccagctccagctggagaCTTGCTTGGCTTTCTGTGGATGGCAGCGACTGCTCGTgctgtgagagctgggactCCACTCGGGGTGGCCCTGAGCTGCTCTTCCACCTCCTCGCTTCTACCTCACGTGGTGTGCCCCTGCTGCGTGACTGGCACGCTCAGTGCGCTTGGCCTGGCTCCGTTTCCAGTCAAGTTGCTTTAAAGCACTTGGTAGCTTTTATACGTCATTGTCTTCTGTGGATTTGTAttgtaaaaaatacttttgaaagtGACAGCTGATGTTCAAGCCTGCCATTCTCTATATTCAGTCGCTTCcgtgaaataaaaatgaaagtggcAGGTATCTGGTGctggtgtgtttttaaaagttcactGAACTGGTAGAAGTGTTTGGCCCGGGACCAGGAACTTGAAGTTGCTCTAGTCCTCTACAGCACGTAGATTATAGTCCTCCGAACAGGTATAAGTAGAAACACTGACAAGTTAATTTTGAATTCACTGTGCGATTAAACAAGTTGTGATGGTGTACCCAAGGTAACTATTTTTGTAGCCGTGTCGGTcgtttgtgttttgtttgaattcCAGTTTTCACCCAGATCTACTTTGACCTCAGTTTccagtaaagcagaaatattgcaTGTGCTGTTCTCAAACTTGTAAGCGCCTCTCTTTTTAGGTGGGAAAGGTGTGGTAGGGGCCATATGTGTGTAAGGAATTGCAAACCTGGTAGAgcaggcaccctgctggctggcagagTGGTGCGTTTCTGTGAGGGCTGAGCTTGGCTGTCATTGTCCAGTAGGAGCTGCTGATCGGCAAGTTTTGCCGATTACAGCTGATGaaaatcagctttctttttactgttttgcatGTGTGCTCTAGGAACAGGATTGAAATAGACTGCTTCATTTGGGGCTTCCTGTTAGTGACTTTAAATTGCAGTTGGAGTTGGAGTTTGAAATCGCTTTGATCCAGAGCAGCCCATTTTCACAGATGATGTTTGAGGCTGCAGAAACCCCCGCTTTCTAATACGCTGTTAGACAGATTTTTCTCCGTTTCTGCATTTTCGCTGGGGCTGTCTTTGCGGGCGTCTCCGTTATCCCTGACGCGATTGGTGGTAGTGCTTGGCTGGCAGCTAGTGGTGTGTGCACCTACCAGCCGTGGCTTGCAGGGAGGAAACCCCACAGCCGTTACGCGCACAGAGCAATACAAAACGAAGCTTTCAAAGATTTTTGTGCCCTTGCCTTGCCTGTCTGATCACGTTCACGACTCTGATCCTCATCCTCTGTTCTTCTGTTGCTAGTTGTGGGTCTTGGGGCCTGCAGGCTGTTTCTGGttctgtgtgtgcctgtgcccTGAGGTTTTGTCTAGTGAGCGCTGTATGTATGAGCAGCAGGGTGGCCGGAGGCcaggaggggctgtgctggggttaAGGGTCCCTCCTTGCTTCTCCCATAGCCTCTCCATACAACCGCTGCAAGGGCAGCATCTACCTTGTGTTTGACTTCTGCGAGCACGACCTGGCTGGCCTTCTCAGCAATGCCCGTGTCAAGTTCACGCTCTCAGAGATCAAGAAAGTGATGCAGATGCTGTTGAACGGCCTTTACTACATCCACAGGAACAAGGTACCggccagagctgtgctgtgctctgaggtcaccctgctttctgtggcttTCCAAGGAGTGGGTGTCTTAGCACAGGCTGGAGGGAAGTCCTTGCTTGTCCTCCGcctctggagctgctggcaccaAGGAGGTGCTGGCACCAGGCGCCCAGGGAGGGTACCTGAACGGCTTAACCTTTTGGCGTCTGTCCTGGTACAGATCTTGCATCGAGACCTGAAAGCTGCAAATGTCCTGATCACGCGGGACGGAGTGCTGAAGCTTGCGGACTTTGGGCTGGCTCGAGCTTTCAGCCTGGCTAAGAACAGCCAGCCAAACCGCTACACCAACCGGGTGGTGACTCTGTGGTACCGGCCGCCAGAGCTGCTCCTAGGTAGGAGGTGATGGGCTCTGCCGGCTTCTCTGTCCTTCTCATTCCCCTGGGTGACTAACGCGACATCTCTGTTTAGGGGAGCGGGACTATGGTCCCCCCATTGACCTCTGGGGTGCAGGGTGCATCATGGCAGAGATGTGGACCCGCAGCCCCATCATGCAAGGGaacacagagcagcaccagctcaCCCTCATCAGCCAGCTCTGCGGATCCATCACACCGGAGGTGAGGGCGTGAGCGTGAGCGAGCTGCAGAGAGCGGAGAGAGGCGAGAGGCGGTGGTGTGGGCAGGTTCTGGGATCGGCCGTTCCTGGGCCTCTTCCCATGCccgctgctggcagggaggctggggaagctCTGGCAAACTCTGCTTGCCTCCCGGCAGCCCCGTGCACGGTGGGGCACTGCGCTTGCCTTGCTACTCTGTGTAGACTACAGCTGTCCCATCGCTCATGTTAACCTCGTGAGGAGAAAAGGGTGAACCTGCCTCCCAGACCCCCTTCGGCAGGGGTGGCTTGTGTCCTTGTGTTTGAGCACAGAGACgatgctggctgctccagctgtgaaagaacagaacattGCACGTAGGAATCTGTTCTAGCCTGTGTTTGGGGGTTGTCTCACAGAGAAACACCCTTTGAATTTCTGCTTAAAGAagggtggggtttgggtttttttgtttgttttgtgttgagAGGTTTGCCTCTGGTGCTTTGAACTGGTCACCTCGAAAAGCCTCTTCAGTTCTGTCTTGTCACTCGCGGCATCGGCTCCGTTCTGGTGGGAGCATTTAGCTCTTTCTCAGCTCCTTCTTTAATGGCGGCTTGTCCTGCCCTCTTGTGGGGGATTGAGCTGGGGGATCTCTTGGCCGGGGCTGTGATCTGGGGGTTGTgttgtgcaggcagctgcagaggcctGATGCCTGTCCTGCATGCGTTATGTACGTACATTGAAGGGGTTTTCTCTTGTATGTAAATACCTGGTGTGGTCTCTCAGATCAGGGTTGGTGTAAGTGCTGGTGACTGCAGCAGGCTTTGCTTCCTAAGGATAAAAGGAGCCACAGACATCCTGGTTGTTACTTAGCAATCGGGTTTGTGGCTTTACCTTTCTGGATGCTGTAGCTGGCATGAGCCTCGCTCTCTTGTAGCTCTTTTGTGGGAGAACCAGAAA
The Falco naumanni isolate bFalNau1 chromosome 9, bFalNau1.pat, whole genome shotgun sequence DNA segment above includes these coding regions:
- the LOC121094064 gene encoding cyclin-dependent kinase 9-like, with translation MAKRYDMAECPFCDEVSKYEKLAKIGQGTFGEVFKARHRQTGKRVALKKVLMENEEGVTAAAWQKKGFPITALREIKILQLLKHENVVNLIEICRTKASPYNRCKGSIYLVFDFCEHDLAGLLSNARVKFTLSEIKKVMQMLLNGLYYIHRNKILHRDLKAANVLITRDGVLKLADFGLARAFSLAKNSQPNRYTNRVVTLWYRPPELLLGERDYGPPIDLWGAGCIMAEMWTRSPIMQGNTEQHQLTLISQLCGSITPEAWPNVGKYELYQKLDLPKGQKRKVKDCLKAYVGDPYALDLIDKLLVLDPAQRIDSDDALNHDFFWSDPMPSDLKNMLSTLNQSMFEYLAPPHRRGGHMPQQPFQGRNPAATNQAGFDRVF